The region CACGGAGTTAACAAAGTACTGATGGCAAGAGCAGATTCGAGCCTCAAGATCAGGATGCATGGAAGCATGGAATCTCTGAATCTTGCCATCAGCACTGCTATCTTATGTTATCATCTGTCCTTGTATACGGACTAATGTTTCAGTTTCTGGATAGTCTCCTGGCAGAGTTGAACGCTATAATCCGGGCTCTCACTCTCCACATACACTCTGATGATAGGTTCGGTACCGGATTTACGGATGTGAATCCAATGCTTGTCTCTAGTGCCTTTGATGCCATCCTGAGTATCAATCTCGTAACCCTGTAGCATATGTGGAACTTTTGCCATGGCTGCATCCATTTCCGAGGCAGCAAGCTCAAGTTTGTCTTTGGCAAAGTAGTATTTGGGCAGTTCTTGCACCAATTCGGATACCGATTTACCGCTTTCTGCCAACAAGCCCAGAATCAAAGCCATACCTGCAGGTGCGTCGCGGGTGTAGTGAACTTCTGGGCAGATGATACCGCCATTCCCTTCTCCACCAATCGGGGAGGAAAGCTCTTGCATCTTTTTACCAACGTTCACCTCACCCACCTTTGTGCGATGAACCTTCACCCCATATCTGCGAGCAATGTCGTCACTAAGCATTGAAGTAGAGAGATTTACTACGATATCACCGCGTTTCTTCGGCATAACATAGCATTGTGCCAGCACAACACTCAATTCTTCTCCGATGCACTTTCCTTGTTCATCTACGATCGAGAGCCGGTCAACATCCGGATCGGTGGCAAAACCAATGTCTGCCCCATGCATTTTTACTGCTTCTTCCAGCTGGCCAAGGTTTTGATTCAATGGTTCTGCCGGATGAGCGAAGACGCCGGTGGGGTCAGTATTGATGCCGACTACAGTGCATCCCAAAGCCTCTAGTAGCAATGGGGAGATCAGACCTCCGGCACCGTTCACGGAATCCAGAACTACCTTGATCTTTCGTTTCTGGATAGCATCTACATCCAAATATGGAATGTTCAGTACTTTATCTATGTGCCTCTGGATTGCTTTATCATCGTAGTTCAACCGGCCTACGGTCTGCCAATCAGCCCAGAGAACAGGTTTATGGACATCTGCCAGGAATTTGGCGGCTTTATCAGGAGCAAGGAACAGACCATCCCGATCCACGAACTTCATCGCATTCCACTGAGGAGGATTGTGAGAGGCAGTGATTGCGATTCCACCGATAGCATCGCTCTCTTCAACCGCCAGTAAAACCGTAGGAGTGGAGACCACACCCAGATCTGTAACGTCCAGACCAATACTATTGACCGTGGATACGATATTGTGCATCATGGCATTTCCGGTGGTACGGCTGTCTCTTCCAATGATGATTCTGCCTTTTCCGTATGCTTGTTTCTGTATTGCGGCAAAGCTCGCCACGTATTGTTGCACGACAGGTGGAGTGAGAGTGTCACCATAGATACCCCGAACCCCGCTCACACTAGTCATTAGTTTGCTCATGATTTCTCCTTTAGAAGCAAAGGATGCGGAAAACCGTCAAAGGCCATCCGCATCTGATATATGACGGCATTACAGCCAGTAGATTCAGTTGTTACAAGCCAAATTCTGCGCGACGGTCTTCTATCTTGGCTTCTTCCCGCATCTGCTGATACCAGCGGGAGAAAGCGAGGTTTTCCAGCTTCTCGCGAATCTCTTTTTGTTTGTCAGTATCTTTCTCAAAAGCAGCAATATCTGGTTTGGTGCGGCTTTCAGCCTTTATAATGTAACTTCCCTTGGGATCGTGAATTACTGGACTGAGATCGCCCTCATTCAGTTTCAGAGCTTCATCGGCAAACATATCTGAGATACCGATGCCAGGAGCGCTGTTGCCGCGTTTGAAATTGGTCACATCAAACACTTTCCAACCTTCTGCTTCAGCCTTGTCAAAATACTGGTCAGCTGTGTATTTAGCGGCAAATTCATCAGCTTTTTGTCTGGCTTTTGCCAGCTTCTGCTGCTTTTCAAGCTCATAGCGAATGCGGGGGCGAACCTTCTCAAATTCTTCATAGTAGGTTTTTGCTTTTTCAGTAATCTTTCCAACGATCATGCGACCTTGTTGATCTCTGATAACTTCACTTACTTTGCCTTTTTTGGCTTTTGCCATCCAGGAGATCAACTGAGGAAGCTGACCGATTCCAGAGATATACTGTGCATCAGGAGCCACCCAATCGCTGTCTTGGGGTTCCATATCCAGAGCTTTTGCCACTTCATCAATCTTCTTCTTTTTCAGCATTTCCTGAGCTTTCTGAGCTTTCTCAGCAATCTCGATCTTGGTGGTCTCACTAGCTTCAATCTTCACCAAAATATGTCTGGCTTCCACTTGAGGGTTTGCTGGATCAGTGCTTACAATGCGGTCAACACGAATAATATGCCAACCAAAATCGCTCTTGACGGGATCAGAGATGTCACCTTCTTTCAAGCTAAAAGCGGCTGCTTCAAATTCGGGAACCATTTGTCCCTTGCCAAATACTCCCAAAGATCCGCCATTCTGTCCCGATCCGGGATCGTCTGAATAATCGATGGCCAATTGGGCAAAATCTTCCCCGGC is a window of Candidatus Cloacimonadota bacterium DNA encoding:
- a CDS encoding peptidylprolyl isomerase, which encodes MLEDLRKKQKVIIYFVAIIFILGMGAVGVVEVFTPKPYVGKVAGTKISFEMYQNKIQEMYTRHSESNPNQPIDDATRKNLENQAWQELVDGILWDKQIKKHKIKVKDDEILTEMQNNPPEELMQNPALQTDGRFDTGKYIAALKNDPNLFLVLEDYYKSYLPRKRLQEKIMADAGITLDSLKAEYIKENDIVRGKMIFFDYNTIKDVQVSDEDIQKYYDEKKEEEYKKGPATKMQFFVFEEKPSDEDIAEAKKSADQLAARARAGEDFAQLAIDYSDDPGSGQNGGSLGVFGKGQMVPEFEAAAFSLKEGDISDPVKSDFGWHIIRVDRIVSTDPANPQVEARHILVKIEASETTKIEIAEKAQKAQEMLKKKKIDEVAKALDMEPQDSDWVAPDAQYISGIGQLPQLISWMAKAKKGKVSEVIRDQQGRMIVGKITEKAKTYYEEFEKVRPRIRYELEKQQKLAKARQKADEFAAKYTADQYFDKAEAEGWKVFDVTNFKRGNSAPGIGISDMFADEALKLNEGDLSPVIHDPKGSYIIKAESRTKPDIAAFEKDTDKQKEIREKLENLAFSRWYQQMREEAKIEDRRAEFGL
- the glmM gene encoding phosphoglucosamine mutase, which gives rise to MSKLMTSVSGVRGIYGDTLTPPVVQQYVASFAAIQKQAYGKGRIIIGRDSRTTGNAMMHNIVSTVNSIGLDVTDLGVVSTPTVLLAVEESDAIGGIAITASHNPPQWNAMKFVDRDGLFLAPDKAAKFLADVHKPVLWADWQTVGRLNYDDKAIQRHIDKVLNIPYLDVDAIQKRKIKVVLDSVNGAGGLISPLLLEALGCTVVGINTDPTGVFAHPAEPLNQNLGQLEEAVKMHGADIGFATDPDVDRLSIVDEQGKCIGEELSVVLAQCYVMPKKRGDIVVNLSTSMLSDDIARRYGVKVHRTKVGEVNVGKKMQELSSPIGGEGNGGIICPEVHYTRDAPAGMALILGLLAESGKSVSELVQELPKYYFAKDKLELAASEMDAAMAKVPHMLQGYEIDTQDGIKGTRDKHWIHIRKSGTEPIIRVYVESESPDYSVQLCQETIQKLKH